In the genome of Phaeodactylum tricornutum CCAP 1055/1 chromosome 20, whole genome shotgun sequence, one region contains:
- a CDS encoding cell surface protein (unknown function; weak similarity to GPI-anchored Fasciclin-like arabinogalactan protein; secretory pathway) — translation MIPPATSMAFFAFVLLPSYGAYYASAEVVKFGACMNEPTGQYSTYCDDAELWQAPWQLDDVQGRIVCGCQDAHVGACFPSHGHLSVCRAEAAACPSGEGFSDLARFYNDGKTCMCHGLGEHPYSDIVLEFEETKYGACVIDASTTRCVMHSYMCEAGQSWLPPDILSTRRSEECFCHEVRTGACSHPLGSICAVDADSCQEDSTFLSPAETVAQGLDCRLCAPADVQLTQAGGVDQDAPAPTPTLGNPPTPPSNPYEDFSPHSAPQDTITGSTNENLSSSSSSGMGIRKPAFVALTVLAVLSVLANVVLFRKLRRRNQDKREATGPVTKEEVEKDSAASNIPMVTVDVEKARASMGFNDA, via the exons ATGAttcctccagcaacaagCATGGCTTTTTTCGCCTTTGTACTGCTACCTAGCTATGGTGCGTACTATGCTTCTGCAGAAgttgtcaagtttggagCGTGCATGAATGAACCAACGGGGCAGTATAG TACCTACTGCGATGATGCTGAGCTCTGGCAAGCTCCTTGGCAGTTGGACGATGTTCAGGGCCGCATCGTTTGTGGCTGCCAAGATGCGCATGTGGGCGCTTGCTTTCCGTCTCATGGTCATCTTTCGGTGTGCCGGGCGGAGGCCGCAGCCTGCCCCTCTGGGGAAGGGTTCAGTGACCTAGCCCGATTCTACAATGATGGAAAAACTTGCATGTGCCATGGCCTGGGTGAACATCCGTATTCTGACATCGTTCTCGAGTTCGAAGAAACGAAGTACGGAGCTTGTGTTATAGATGCCTCGACGACTCGCTGTGTTATGCACTCTTATATGTGCGAAGCTGGCCAGTCCTGGCTACCTCCAGATATTTTGTCGACGCGGCGATCTGAAGAATGCTTCTGTCACGAAGTGCGCACGGGGGCATGTTCGCACCCATTGGGATCGATATGCGCGGTCGATGCTGACTCGTGTCAAGAGGATTCAACGTTTCTATCTCCTGCGGAAACTGTGGCGCAAGGTTTGGATTGTCGACTGTGTGCACCGGCTGATGTGCAGCTCACCCAAGCGGGTGGTGTAGATCAAGACGCTCCGGCACCGACTCCGACACTTGGCAATCCTCCTACGCCACCTTCAAATCCATACGAGGACTTCTCACCTCATAGTGCTCCCCAAGACACGATCACTGGAAGCACAAACGAAAAtttgtcgtcatcgtcgtcttcaggCATGGGAATTAGGAAACCCgcgtttgttgcattaaCAGTGTTGGCGGTCTTATCGGTCTTGGCCAACGTCGTTCTGTTCAGGAAATTGCGCCGACGTAATCAAGATAAACGAGAAGCTACCGGGCCGGTGACAAAGGAGGAAGTGGAGAAAGACAGTGCAGCGTCGAACATACCAATGGT AACAGTTGATGTGGAAAAGGCGAGAGCTTCTATGGGTTTCAATGACGCTTAA
- a CDS encoding predicted protein (unknown function; unknownn protein), with amino-acid sequence MLLTRQPARSLSASQGRWFGSFRPTRPVSPPTRRASWRLPAKLTTPPLLAIESPITPGFQPTAFSRDWVYWGSTYYEFPPQPLPQVDVASLLAFSKIPPNTQVSQTLHRQKRLLLDTMRQELFGNTNNETKKMYILRGHGVPAQLLQHHLDVADAWLARQNGAYELSVENLLGSMYYDRLAIHDEGIDRVIAWPPEWTTDMELYMTVVKRLGTELSRMLYDKPQEDCRETPKLKAWTMTVSSDRIMTNGLLPENFLVPVVEWIPPKTSRDQFGSVCIRIEGKASTRRKDKSSPSVSVTFNARFCLKQDQCPSDSFFIQPASNLRGDSKGKA; translated from the exons ATGTTGCTGACGCGCCAACCAGCACGGAGCTTGTCGGCCTCACAGGGCCGCTGGTTTGGTAGTTTTCGACCGACACGGCCTGTCTCTCCCCCCACCCGACGAGCGTCTTGGCGACTCCCGGCAAAGCTCACTACGCCTCCGTTGCTCGCGATAGAAAGTCCCATTACGCCTGGCTTTCAGCCGACCGCCTTTTCACGAGATTGGGTCTACTGGGGTTCGACTTACTACGAGTTTCCGCCGCAACCGTTGCCACAAGTTGACGTGGCCTCACTTCTGGCGTTTTCCAAAATACCGCCGAATACGCAAGTTTCCCAGACACTGCATCGACAGAAAAGGCTCCTGTTGGACACAATGAGGCAAGAGCTATTTGGGAACACAAACAAcgagacgaagaaaatgtACATCTTGCGAGGACACGGGGTCCCCGCGCAGCTTTTACAGCATCATCTGGATGTCGCCGACGCCTGGCTGGCAAGACAGAACGGCGCTTACGAGCTGTCGGTTGAGAATTTATTGGGATCGATGTATTATGATCG ACTAGCGATTCATGACGAAGGAATCGATCGTGTTATTGCTTGGCCACCGGAATGGACTACTGACATGGAGCTGTACATGACTGTTGTGAAGCGATTGGGAACGGAGCTGAGTCGTATGCTGTATGATAAGCCCCAAGAGGATTGCCGCGAAACTCCCAAGCTTAAAGCTTGGACTATGACGGTGTCCAGTGACCGCATTATGACAAACGGGCTATTACCGGAGAATTTCCTGGTTCCTGTGGTAGAATGGATTCCTCCCAAAACCAGCCGAGACCAATTTGGTTCTGTGTGCATCCGAATAGAGGGAAAAGCATCGACTAGAAGGAAAGACAAAAGCTCGCCGAGCGTATCCGTTACTTTTAATGCCAGATTTTGTCTGAAGCAAGATCAGTGTCCTTCTGACAGTTTTTTCAT TCAGCCTGCGTCAAACCTCCGTGGGGACAGTAAGGGAAAGGCTTGA
- a CDS encoding predicted protein — MTALHGWKTSWRGVILHVALLLESNAWLATYSTRCQNRAIACFNRDWEKSTSIDQVSWVTNEHVSSSGTAPGTPLEWYNDLIDRRLEEADEFPIEPQESLEDGENVPLIGFLDLLHMAFAAATSATMRAKRRDFVSTVQNAGGYCIVKLEDPELSVVEGMWDGIDEIFARPRHKDTAVTGATQLELRHQTLTREDTTELHQNSGYKFVQISLIDNSIPYLADSVGKQSAEQAGRVYQLFSLLAKAFASVSYAGSSTESEHVANKGDPKQASNLLTKMLDDPGKPFSGTFHRLAKYVPVLEEEEWSESLRSHCDWTLATPIPVSATAGLEIFNPTSQTWIRPEQTAKSLWEHENGEHRPTDDKRWHSRYVIVMTGKWLELISKGEISSCIHRVVSVRGENSRLSAPFFMRPRPQVFSDAEAVQFKNRTSGNIESMQAIGEYLLQKYGTDSEYIER, encoded by the exons ATGACAGCTTTGCATGGCTGGAAAACTAGCTGGCGGGGGGTAATACTTCACGTAGCTCTGCTGTTGGAAAGCAACGCCTGGTTGGCAACGTACTCGACCCGTTGTCAAAACCGAGCCATTGCCTGCTTCAACCGCGACT GGGAAAAGTCAACCTCCATAGACCAAGTTTCTTGGGTAACGAACGAGCACGTCTCTAGCAGCGGAACTGCTCCTGGTACTCCTCTCGAATGGTACAATGATCTTATTGATCGCCGGTTGGAAGAGGCTGATGAATTTCCGATTGAGCCGCAAGAGTCGCTCGAAGATGGAGAAAATGTTCCTTTAATTGGATTTCTTGATCTCTTACACATGGCCTTTGCGGCGGCGACATCGGCCACAATGCGGGCTAAACGCCGAGATTTTGTTAGCACGGTACAGAACGCGGGTGGATACTGCATTGTTAAATTGGAGGATCCGGAACTGTCAGTTGTCGAAGGAATGTGGGATGGCATTGACGAAATTTTTGCGAGGCCACGGCACAAAGATACGGCAGTGACAGGAGCTACGCAACTCGAATTACGCCATCAAACACTTACTCGCGAGGACACGACTGAATTGCACCAAAACAGTGGGTACAAATTCGTTCAAATTTCCCTGATAGACAACAGTATTCCCTACTTGGCGGACAGCGTTGGAAAGCAATCCGCCGAGCAAGCTGGACGGGTATATCAGCTTTTTTCGCTGCTGGCCAAGGCATTTGCGTCGGTATCCTACGCTGGATCATCCACGGAATCAGAGCACGTTGCAAATAAGGGCGATCCCAAGCAGGCGTCCAATTTGCTTACAAAAATGCTAGACGACCCAGGCAAGCCTTTCAGCGGGACTTTCCATCGTTTGGCTAAGTACGTACCGGTCctggaagaggaagaatGGAGCGAATCCCTCCGATCCCATTGCGATTGGACGCTCGCGACTCCCATTCCAGTGTCGGCGACGGCTGGACTGGAAATTTTCAATCCGACTAGTCAAACTTGGATTCGACCCGAGCAAACAGCTAAATCTCTATGGGAGCACGAAAACGGAGAGCATAGACCCACAGACGATAAACGATGGCACAGTCGCTACGTGATTGTAATGACCGGGAAGTGGCTTGAGTTGATCAGCAAGGGAGAGATCTCGTCTTGTATTCACAGAGTAGTGTCGGTACGCGGAGAAAATTCTCGTTTGAGTGCTCCTTTTTTCATGAGACCAAGGCCACAAGTTTTTTCGGATGCCGAGGCCGTTCAATTCAAAAATAGGACATCTGGTAATATCGAGTCGATGCAAGCCATTGGTGAgtatttgttgcaaaagtacggcactgacagtgagtatATTGAAAGATGA
- a CDS encoding predicted protein: protein MSGFQARLPTQTEIETCIHVELTAQDAWDPSSDKLEQQERLKETRLSNIAGTVSTLFPDRKSEISAVLSSVSSTLVDDDFVQGMEQSVWITSAVASSTTVSEPLTPWQNRAEAEIRELKKQVLWIMSHEGIPRRFWDYVAEYVSEIRSRTAHPLYDLKGRTPIEHVTGETPDITEWLEYRMYQPVWYLDPGDFPEEKKLLGRWLGPAHRVGQALCCWIVPQSGRVIARGGAWIGQLQD, encoded by the exons ATGTCAGGGTTCCAGGCACGGTTGCCTACCCAGACGGAGATTGAGACTTGCATTCACGTCGAACTCACTGCACAGGACGCTTGGGATCCTAGTTCGGACAAACTAGAGCAACAAGAGCGTTTGAAAGAGACTCGGTTGTCCAACATAGCTGGCACCGTGTCTACGTTATTTCCCGATCGAAAATCTGAGATCTCGGCAGTTCTATCGTCGGTCAGCTCTACACTGGTTGATGACGACTTCGTTCAAGGAATGGAGCAGTCTGTTTGGATCACATCGGCTGTGGCTAGTAGTACT ACAGTGTCTGAACCACTGACCCCGTGGCAAAACAGGGCGGAAGCGGAAATCCGGGAACTGAAGAAGCAGGTGCTTTGGATCATGTCCCACGAGGGAATTCCGCGACGATTTTGGGATTACGTGGCCGAGTACGTCTCGGAGATTCGATCTCGGACCGCACACCCTCTGTATGATTTGAAAGGTAGGACGCCCATTGAGCACGTTACCGGGGAGACTCCAGATATCACAGAGTGGCTCGAGTATAGGATGTACCAGCCTGTGTGGTATCTGGACCCTGGGGACTTTCCGGAGgaaaagaaattgcttggccgGTGGTTGGGTCCTGCTCACAGAGTTGGACAGGCATTATGTTGCTGGATTGTTCCCCAGTCGGGACGAGTAATTGCACG AGGAGGAGCGTGGATTGGACAGCTTCAAGACTAG
- the CREG1 gene encoding cellular repressor of e1a-stimulated gene-like protein (small flavoprotein with acylphosphatase activity), with translation MLTLSGAYPSLRHPFELEKQSDECPCEPLQRPDRFNKEELARWMVHSMDWGVLTTISTRLPDGQPFGNVYSFVDGPCGKGMGTPYFYGTYMDQSFHDSKQNDKVSFTLTEASLPSSPVCARLTLSGKLVEVNPDSEEYTRAQAAFFQRHPQMATWPSEHNWIIAKLEIEDLWLINFYGGAAILSIEEYFSAKLSPDMQLERL, from the exons ATGTTAACGCTGTCTGGCGCTTACCCCTCCCTGCGCCATCCTTTCGAGCTTGAAAAACAATCTGATGAATGCCCGTGTGAACCTTTACAACGCCCTGATCGTTTCAACAAAGAGGAGCTAGCTCGCTGGATGGTTCACTCGATGGATTGGGGCGTTTTGACAACGATTAGTACGCGCTTGCCTGATGGACAACCCTTTGGAAATGTTTACAGTTTTGTGGACGGTCCTTGCGGAAAGGGCATGGGCACTCCCTACTTTTACGGAACCTACATGGATCAGTCTTTCCACGACAGCAAACAGAACGACAAAGTGTCTTTCACTTTAACGGAAGCCTCGCTTCCTTCG AGTCCTGTCTGTGCGCGCTTAACACTCTCTGGCAAGCTCGTGGAAGTGAATCCTGATTCCGAAGAATACACCCGCGCTCAGGCCGCGTTTTTCCAACGTCATCCCCAAATGGCTACCTGGCCATCCGAGCACAATTGGATCATTGCTAAGTTGGAGATTGAGGATCTCTGGCTCATCAACTTCTACGGTGGGGCCGCCATCCTTTCTATCGAAGAGTATTTCAGCGCTAAGCTTTCTCCTGATATGCAGTTGGAACGTCTTTAG
- a CDS encoding cell surface protein (unknown function; similarity to metallo-beta-lactamase superfamily protein; secretory pathway) — MQIIHTNLVHEHWSTSMKQHLSLLILFSCLRAAFSVERLCSNPDTGVFIGLAVDEKVYVSVPGGPDPDTGKIQSWNLVDEDSIGPSHSFTGRYLQVVPDEGRVYPSRGEHLTDLKQLENNSPYVAFRLDVSKEGAGWHTLFLRWTGGDTVGGGDSVFVSLHSLSKSKSAIAGHRSLKPLKVPIDSTFRNFAGCCYDMQTHACPCQKSQPTNETCPNYIVREEAAKFGAQCSVGPGVMEFVDSPQWYLYAGQEVGNVMDFDAEPWDATCEAEGSDTADSGRDYASWNIPKGEFELRIYAREDGTAVDAIYIAGPNGKAPGLLQKFGVGDSTICTRSGSSGLGSALRTSGFILLIAGVVLGALVAVAKTDQGSAAMHEVLQHISQRRVPNPSVSSDGIMNTYSELRLQDTI, encoded by the coding sequence ATGCAAATTATACATACAAATTTAGTTCACGAACACTGGAGCACCAGCATGAAACAGCACCTCTCCCTTTTGATCTTGTTTAGCTGTCTCCGTGCAGCTTTTTCAGTCGAGCGACTCTGTTCGAACCCCGACACGGGCGTCTTCATTGGTCTCGCAGTGGACGAAAAGGTCTACGTATCCGTCCCAGGAGGCCCGGATCCTGATACAGGTAAAATTCAGTCATGGAATTTAGTCGACGAAGACTCGATTGGGCCCAGTCACTCCTTTACTGGACGCTATCTGCAGGTGGTCCCGGATGAGGGACGAGTTTACCCAAGTCGAGGCGAGCACCTAACAGACTTGAAGCAATTAGAAAACAATAGTCCATACGTGGCTTTTCGTCTCGATGTTTCCAAAGAAGGAGCCGGTTGGCACACACTATTTTTGCGCTGGACGGGAGGCGATACTGTTGGTGGCGGTGATTCTGTCTTTGTCAGTCTGCacagtctttccaaaagtaAATCCGCCATTGCAGGACACCGAAGTCTAAAACCTCTAAAAGTTCCCATCGACTCCACgtttcgaaattttgcgGGTTGTTGTTACGATATGCAGACACACGCCTGTCCTTGCCAGAAATCACAGCCTACCAACGAGACTTGTCCGAATTACATAGTCCGGGAAGAAGCTGCCAAATTTGGTGCTCAATGCAGTGTAGGCCCGGGAGTGATGGAGTTTGTCGATTCACCGCAATGGTATCTGTATGCCGGGCAAGAGGTCGGAAATGTGATGGACTTTGATGCGGAGCCGTGGGATGCCACCTGTGAAGCCGAAGGAAGCGATACGGCTGATTCGGGACGCGACTATGCCTCGTGGAACATTCCCAAAGGCGAATTTGAGTTGCGCATCTATGCCCGCGAAGACGGTACGGCTGTGGATGCAATTTACATCGCTGGACCTAATGGAAAAGCTCCTGGACTTTTGCAAAAGTTTGGGGTGGGTGACAGCACTATCTGCACCAGAAGTGGCTCGAGTGGTTTAGGATCTGCTCTGCGTACTTCTGGCTTCATCCTTCTAATCGCAGGTGTTGTGTTGGGGGCATTGGTGGCCGTAGCCAAGACGGATCAAGGAAGCGCAGCAATGCACGAAGTTTTACAGCATATATCACAGCGACGTGTACCAAATCCTTCGGTGTCCAGCGATGGGATCATGAATACATACTCGGAGCTTCGCTTACAAGATACGATTTAG
- the ISIP2B gene encoding iron starvation induced protein (unknown protein; highly expressed under iron starvation; secretory pathway), protein MKILLLNFFTAAVAAQQMEIARFGGCLNETQVALEAAGTSDGVSPFSCHMESAHCGEGERWLTPMDVESEGFGPCGCDEDYDTNAYIGTCYDLSGSHQVVCAYDGSQCPENWMDLGQRFNNDHEIDESCNDESNASDNEESSCGKRCLCNYHYTSRDGPVDAGTSTYGICYNSESRTYECAVANHSCAEGEEFFGPHEGIDQYGAICNCDDTAVGACMEGGSTFSHCAVFEDSCGAGQSFTTARQLSSMSDMPSCRLCSNTWEGETPAPMAAPVSSPVSAPVNNPVSMPVSSPTNSVTAEDGGSGAFVQGSTVLMSALLYTVLSFAL, encoded by the exons ATGAAGATCCTTCTGCTTAACTTTTTTACTGCCGCTGTTGCTGCGCAGCAGATGGAGATTGCTCGCTTCGGGGGTTGCTTGAACGAAACCCAGGTAGCATTGGAAG CCGCCGGTACTTCCGATGGTGTTTCGCCCTTCAGTTGCCACATGGAATCAGCTCACTGTGGCGAAGGTGAACGCTGGTTGACTCCCATGGATGTCGAGTCTGAAGGGTTTGGTCCCTGTGGTTGTGATGAGGACTACGACACGAACGCGTACATTGGTACCTGCTACGACCTCAGTGGCAGTCATCAGGTGGTTTGCGCCTACGACGGCAGTCAATGCCCAGAAAACTGGATGGATTTGGGACAGCGCTTCAACAATGATCATGAAATAGATGAAAGTTGTAACGATGAAAGCAACGCTTCCGATAACGAGGAATCTTCCTGTGGAAAGCGTTGTTTATGCAACTACCATTACACATCACGTGACGGCCCTGTTGACGCCGGTACTTCGACTTACGGTATTTGTTATAACAGTGAAAGTAGAACATACGAATGCGCCGTGGCCAACCATTCCTGCGCAGAAGGGGAAGAGTTTTTTGGTCCTCATGAAGGCATCGACCAGTACGGCGCGATCTGTAACTGTGATGATACAGCCGTCGGCGCTTGCATGGAAGGCGGCTCAACCTTTTCGCACTGTGCCGTGTTCGAAGACAGCTGCGGAGCCGGACAGTCCTTCACAACAGCCCGACAGCTTTCCTCGATGTCAGATATGCCAAGCTGCCGTCTCTGTTCCAATACATGGGAAGGG GAAACGCCAGCTCCCATGGCAGCGCCTGTCAGTTCTCCTGTTTCTGCTCCCGTCAATAATCCGGTTAGTATGCCAGTCAGCTCTCCTACCAATAGCGTTACAGCGGAGGATGGAGGCTCAGGAGCATTCGTTCAGGGCTCGACCGTTCTCATGAGCGCACTACTCTATACGGTCCTTTCCTTCGCCTTGTAA
- a CDS encoding predicted protein — MAADGANAFRGALGRIGWSVAAANAFTNEGFDAMDSLGLVTRDRLKDICKIIRRGSDGVAAVPAAGGNAAVAAAPGIPGIAIPMMWEYKLSGMHLWVSERLRQGTPVVAADFTAAIGNLYTRKVRELEEAKDEEDVQVKPPAPFSKETKWIPFFKLLVNYLSSVTGVNKVPLDYVVRKDDDVAAPDTEFETEHEKLVLSTPHTGTAFDKDNGKVWIQVKQLTVNGPAWTYVAPFEKKRDGRGAVKALNSHYEGDAVMSKSKAAAFDVLEHTTYTGKRRNFGMEKYTNALSTAFQTLDEYGETLTESRKVDVFLRNNHCTDPKMLSGIAVIQGDADRMSNFAKAADYLALFTNTDTSQKTGRSISSAQRTSNNKKKPAIRAGNYTPNEWHQLSDKEKDEVRAKRAAAKSSRDKTKRSAAAIKRSSEKPDKGSADGATNAGDQFALSNKKKQRKVAFEGETSD; from the coding sequence ATGGCTGCTGACGGTGCTAATGCGTTTCGTGGTGCGCTCGGGCGGATCGGATGGTCTGTTGCTGCGGCGAACGCGTTTACGAACGAAGGTTTTGATGCGATGGACTCCCTTGGCTTGGTCACCCGTGACCGTCTCAAGGATATCTGCAAGATCATTCGTCGTGGTTCCGATGGTGTGGCCGCAGTGCCAGCTGCTGGTGGAAAtgctgcggtggcggcggcgcctGGCATCCCTGGGATAGCGATCCCCATGATGTGGGAGTACAAGCTTAGCGGAATGCATCTCTGGGTGTCTGAGCGTCTCCGACAGGGGACTCCGGTCGTTGCGGCGGACTTTACTGCGGCTATTGGAAACCTGTACACCAGGAAAGTGCGTGAACTAGAAGAAGCgaaggacgaagaagatgttcAGGTCAAGCCACCGGCTCCGTTctcgaaggaaacgaagtggATTCCGTTCTTCAAGTTGTTGGTCAATTATTTGAGCTCCGTGACGGGTGTTAACAAAGTGCCGTTGGATTATGTCGTCCGGAAGGATGACGACGTTGCTGCACCGGATACCGAGTTCGAGACGGAGCATGAGAAGTTGGTGCTGTCAACTCCCCATACGGGGACGGCATTTGACAAGGATAACGGGAAAGTTTGGATTCAAGTgaagcagttgactgtgaacggtCCGGCGTGGACTTATGTTgcgcctttcgagaagaaacgcgaCGGTCGCGGCGCAGTCAAGGCCTTGAACAGCCATTATGAGGGAGATGCGGTGATGTCCAAGTCGAAGGCGGCTGCGTTCGATGTGCTCGAACACACCACCTACACTGGCAAGCGTCGTAACTTCGGGATGGAAAAGTACACGAATGCCTTGTCGACGGCGTTCCAGACTCTCGACGAGTATGGAGAGACCTTGACGGAGTCCAGGAAGGTGGATGTCTTCCTGCGCAATAACCATTGCACAGATCCTAAGATGCTCTCGGGCATTGCGGTAATTCAAGGCGACGCGGACCGCATGTCTAATTTTGCAAAGGCGGCCGATTATTTGGCCTTGTTTACTAACACCGATACCTCTCAGAAGACAGgtcggtcaatctcgagcGCTCAGCGGActagcaacaacaagaagaagccggcTATTCGAGCGGGCAATTATACCCCCAACGAGTGGCATCAACTTTCGGAtaaggaaaaagacgaagTTCGGGCCAAGCGAGCGGCCGCGAAGTCCTCTCGAGACAAGACCAAGCGCTCGGCCGCGGCGATTAAGCGTTCGAGCGAGAAACCTGACAAGGGGAGCGCGGATGGTGCAACCAATGCAGGTGATCAGTTTGCTCtctcgaacaagaaaaagcaaagaaaggTTGCTTTCGAAGGTGAAACGAGCGATTGA
- a CDS encoding predicted protein, producing the protein MVIRLTVAGCLKTRQSFSLQSKVNLKSVWPLLCKRFEAFCKGSGKFPLMTPQQSDCFMKTLDWTKGDQREAAVLLLLANVEDKPSIVFTLRASHLPQHAAEISFPGGHFEADKDASLIHTALRETKEELLPSDALFEEKVRILGMTSRILSLKGTPVTPVIAALWEDIPLKSIEQLFPGNPSEVNTVFTISIQELLEKETFQGLPKNRFGMKRTPAFPTLHGTIWGLTALILRPVLHRLLKPIFFSIK; encoded by the coding sequence ATGGTTATTCGATTGACAGTTGCAGGATGTCTGAAAACTAGGCAAAGCTTTTCTCTCCAATCCAAAGTCAACCTTAAGTCTGTTTGGCCGCTTCTATGCAAGAGGTTTGAAGCTTTCTGCAAAGGTAGCGGCAAATTTCCTTTGATGACGCCGCAGCAAAGTGACTGCTTTATGAAGACACTGGATTGGACAAAAGGTGATCAGCGGGAAGCCGCAGTGTTGCTGCTTCTTGCCAATGTGGAAGATAAGCCGTCTATTGTGTTCACTCTAAGAGCATCCCATTTACCACAACACGCGGCAGAGATCTCGTTCCCAGGAGGCCATTTTGAAGCAGATAAGGACGCCTCGTTGATCCACACGGCCCTTCGAGAAACCAAAGAAGAGCTGTTGCCATCGGATGCCCTTTTTGAGGAAAAGGTTCGCATACTAGGAATGACCTCACGAATTCTCTCGCTCAAAGGAACCCCAGTTACTCCTGTAATTGCAGCTTTGTGGGAAGATATTCCTCTCAAATCCATTGAGCAACTTTTCCCCGGGAACCCGTCAGAAGTAAATACTGTATTCACGATTTCGATCCAAGAGCTTTTGGAGAAGGAGACATTTCAGGGTCTCCCCAAAAACCGGTTCGGTATGAAAAGAACTCCAGCTTTTCCAACTCTCCATGGAACTATCTGGGGATTGACAGCGCTTATCCTGCGACCTGTATTGCATCGCCTTTTAAAACCGATATTTTTTTCAATCAAGTGA